In a single window of the Atlantibacter hermannii genome:
- a CDS encoding acyl carrier protein: MNIETIYHALSDMLCDAKDISPDVLSGATPLNQLELDSLDYVEMTVLVKRNFGVTLTGEVFATNPNMTLNELCEFILTKSQEVPA, encoded by the coding sequence ATGAATATTGAAACGATTTACCACGCATTAAGTGACATGTTGTGTGACGCCAAAGACATCAGCCCTGATGTCCTGAGCGGGGCAACCCCGCTTAACCAGTTGGAGCTGGATAGCCTTGATTATGTAGAAATGACGGTGCTGGTAAAACGCAACTTTGGCGTAACGCTAACAGGCGAAGTGTTTGCCACAAACCCGAATATGACGCTGAATGAGTTATGTGAATTCATTCTGACGAAAAGTCAGGAAGTTCCGGCATGA
- the fabG_4 gene encoding 3-oxoacyl-ACP reductase, which yields MTSSSRWVLVTGGSRGIGRAIVEMLAKDYPVIFTWRSDAVAAADVEQTCASFSGGAQGVQCDGGDRYAVTSLADSLVNRYGPPWAVIHNAGITLDALHVNQDPTRWQHVMDTNLNAVFYWNRCVIPGMCLQGEGSIVLMSSVSGIKGNIGQTAYAASKAALLGMSRSLAQELGRFGVRVNCLVPGLIESDMLAAIPEAKRKTMIGQIPLRRPGRPEEVAKAAAFLISEASGYITGQSLVIDGGMTV from the coding sequence ATGACGTCCTCATCGCGTTGGGTGCTGGTCACTGGCGGGAGCCGGGGTATTGGCCGCGCAATTGTTGAAATGCTGGCAAAAGACTATCCCGTTATTTTTACATGGCGTAGCGATGCGGTGGCGGCGGCAGATGTGGAGCAAACCTGCGCATCGTTTTCTGGTGGGGCGCAGGGCGTTCAGTGCGATGGCGGCGATCGGTATGCCGTGACGTCGCTGGCGGACTCGCTGGTTAATCGCTATGGGCCGCCGTGGGCGGTGATTCACAATGCGGGGATTACGCTGGATGCGTTGCATGTGAATCAGGATCCGACGCGCTGGCAGCATGTTATGGACACCAATCTTAACGCCGTTTTTTACTGGAACCGCTGCGTGATACCCGGCATGTGCTTGCAGGGGGAAGGATCGATTGTATTAATGTCTTCCGTTTCAGGCATTAAAGGCAATATTGGTCAGACAGCCTATGCAGCCAGTAAAGCGGCACTGCTGGGCATGAGCCGCTCTCTTGCACAGGAGCTGGGCCGGTTCGGCGTGAGGGTGAATTGCCTGGTGCCGGGGCTTATCGAGAGCGATATGCTGGCAGCGATCCCGGAGGCGAAACGTAAAACAATGATTGGGCAAATTCCGCTCAGACGCCCTGGCAGACCCGAAGAGGTGGCGAAAGCGGCGGCATTTTTAATCAGCGAGGCGAGTGGGTATATCACCGGGCAATCGCTGGTGATTGATGGCGGGATGACAGTGTAA
- the ascD gene encoding putative ferredoxin yields MGRITLRITGAELLCQDEHPSLLAALESHKIAVEYQCREGYCGSCRCRLVAGEVTWLSEPLAFIQPGEILPCCCRAQGDIELEM; encoded by the coding sequence ATGGGGCGTATCACGCTTCGCATCACTGGCGCAGAATTACTGTGCCAGGATGAGCACCCTTCACTGCTGGCGGCACTGGAATCGCATAAGATTGCGGTAGAGTACCAGTGCCGCGAAGGCTACTGCGGCTCGTGCCGCTGCCGTCTGGTTGCAGGCGAAGTAACGTGGCTCAGTGAACCGCTGGCATTTATCCAGCCTGGTGAAATACTCCCCTGCTGCTGTCGTGCGCAGGGGGATATTGAATTAGAAATGTAA
- the nrdB gene encoding ribonucleotide-diphosphate reductase subunit beta — translation MAYTTFSQTKNDQLLEPMFFGQSVNVARYDQQKYDIFEKLIEKQLSFFWRPEEVDVSRDRIDYQALPEHEKHIFISNLKYQTLLDSIQGRSPNVALLPLISIPELETWVETWAFSETIHSRSYTHIIRNIVNDPAIVFDDIVTNDEILKRAKDISGYYDDLIEMTSYWHLLGEGTHTVNGKTVTVNLRNLKKQLYLCLMSVNALEAIRFYVSFACSFAFAERELMEGNAKIIRLIARDEALHLTGTQHMLNLMRSGADDPEMAEIAEECKQESYDLFVLAAQQEKEWADYLFRDGSMIGLNKDILCQYVEYITNIRMQAVGLELPFKTRSNPIPWINTWLVSDNVQVAPQEVEVSSYLVGQIDSEVDTDDLSNFQL, via the coding sequence ATGGCATACACCACCTTTTCACAGACCAAAAACGACCAGCTACTGGAACCGATGTTTTTTGGCCAGTCGGTTAACGTGGCCCGCTACGATCAGCAAAAATATGACATCTTCGAAAAGCTGATTGAAAAGCAACTCTCTTTTTTCTGGCGCCCGGAAGAAGTGGACGTTTCCCGCGACCGTATTGATTACCAGGCGTTGCCCGAGCACGAGAAGCATATCTTCATCAGCAACCTGAAGTACCAGACGCTGCTGGACTCCATTCAGGGCCGTAGCCCGAACGTCGCGCTGCTACCGCTGATTTCCATTCCCGAACTGGAAACGTGGGTAGAAACCTGGGCGTTCTCCGAAACGATTCATTCGCGCTCCTACACCCATATCATCCGCAATATCGTCAACGACCCGGCGATTGTGTTTGATGACATCGTCACCAACGACGAGATTTTAAAACGCGCGAAAGATATCTCAGGTTACTACGATGACCTGATCGAAATGACCAGCTACTGGCATTTGCTGGGTGAAGGTACCCACACGGTGAACGGCAAGACCGTAACCGTCAATCTGCGTAACCTGAAGAAACAGCTGTATCTGTGCCTGATGAGCGTTAACGCGCTGGAAGCCATTCGTTTTTACGTCAGCTTCGCCTGCTCTTTCGCCTTCGCCGAGCGCGAACTGATGGAAGGCAACGCCAAAATCATCCGCCTGATCGCCCGTGATGAGGCGCTGCATCTGACCGGTACCCAGCACATGCTGAACCTGATGCGTTCCGGTGCTGATGACCCGGAAATGGCGGAAATCGCGGAAGAGTGCAAACAGGAGTCTTACGATCTGTTTGTGCTCGCGGCACAGCAGGAAAAAGAATGGGCGGATTATCTGTTCCGCGACGGCTCAATGATTGGCCTGAACAAAGACATTCTTTGCCAGTACGTGGAGTACATTACCAATATCCGTATGCAGGCCGTGGGCCTTGAACTGCCGTTCAAAACCCGCTCGAACCCGATTCCGTGGATCAACACCTGGCTGGTGTCAGACAATGTGCAGGTGGCGCCTCAGGAAGTGGAAGTGAGCTCCTACCTGGTCGGCCAGATTGACTCGGAAGTCGATACCGACGATCTGAGCAATTTCCAGTTGTAA
- the nrdA gene encoding ribonucleoside-diphosphate reductase, whose amino-acid sequence MNQSLLVTKRDGRQERINLDKIHRVLDWAAEGLSNVSVSQVELRSHIQFYDGIKTSDIHETIIKAAADLISRDAPDYQYLAARLAIFHLRKKAYGQFEPPKLYDHVVKMIELGKYDRHLLEDYTEEEFQQMDGFIDHWRDMNFSYAAVKQLEGKYLVQNRVTGEIYESAQFLYMLVAACLFSNYPRETRLDYVKRFYDAVSLFKISLPTPIMSGVRTPTRQFSSCVLIECGDSLDSINATSSAIVKYVSQRAGIGINAGRIRALGSPIRGGEAFHTGCIPFYKHFQTAVKSCSQGGVRGGAATLFYPMWHLEVESLLVLKNNRGVEGNRVRHMDYGVQINKLMYTRLLKGEDITLFSPSDVPGLYDAFFADQDEFERLYTKYEKDDSIRKQRIKAVELFSLMMQERASTGRIYIQNVDHCNTHSPFDPVVAPVRQSNLCLEIALPTKPLDDVNDENGEIALCTLSAFNLGAIDSLDDLEELATLAVRALDALLDYQDYPILAAKRGAMGRRTLGIGVINFAYYLAKHGVRYSDGSANNLTHKTFEAIQYYLLKASNELAKEQGACPWFNETTYSQGVLPIDTYKKDLDGITQEPLHLDWEALRESIKTHGLRNSTLSALMPSETSSQISNATNGIEPPRGHVSIKASKDGILRQVVPDYELLKNNYELLWEMPGNDGYLQLVGIMQKFIDQSISANTNYDPTRFPSGKVPMQQLLKDLLTAYKFGVKTLYYQNTRDGAEDAQDDLAPSIQDDGCESGACKI is encoded by the coding sequence ATGAATCAGAGTCTGCTGGTTACAAAACGCGACGGCCGCCAGGAGCGTATCAATCTGGATAAAATCCACCGCGTTCTCGATTGGGCTGCGGAAGGGTTAAGCAACGTATCGGTCTCGCAAGTCGAGTTGCGCTCGCACATCCAGTTTTATGACGGCATCAAAACCTCCGATATCCATGAAACCATCATCAAAGCGGCCGCGGATTTAATCTCCCGTGATGCGCCGGACTACCAGTACCTTGCTGCGCGCCTGGCGATTTTCCATCTGCGTAAAAAAGCCTACGGTCAGTTCGAGCCGCCAAAACTTTACGACCACGTTGTGAAGATGATTGAGCTCGGCAAATACGACAGACATCTGCTGGAAGACTACACGGAAGAAGAGTTCCAGCAGATGGACGGTTTTATCGATCACTGGCGCGATATGAATTTCTCCTACGCCGCCGTGAAGCAACTGGAAGGCAAATACCTGGTGCAGAACCGCGTGACCGGTGAGATTTACGAGAGCGCGCAGTTCCTGTACATGCTGGTTGCCGCTTGCCTGTTCTCAAACTATCCGCGTGAAACCCGCCTGGACTACGTGAAGCGTTTCTACGACGCGGTTTCGCTGTTCAAGATTTCACTGCCGACGCCAATTATGTCCGGCGTACGCACCCCGACCCGTCAGTTCAGCTCCTGTGTGCTGATCGAATGCGGCGACAGCCTGGATTCCATCAACGCCACGTCCAGCGCCATTGTGAAATACGTTTCCCAGCGCGCCGGTATCGGCATCAACGCGGGCCGCATTCGTGCACTGGGCAGCCCGATTCGCGGCGGCGAAGCGTTCCACACCGGCTGTATCCCGTTCTATAAGCATTTCCAGACTGCGGTGAAATCCTGCTCGCAGGGCGGCGTGCGTGGCGGCGCGGCCACGTTGTTCTACCCGATGTGGCATTTAGAAGTTGAAAGCCTGCTGGTGCTGAAGAACAACCGTGGCGTGGAAGGCAACCGCGTGCGTCATATGGATTACGGCGTACAGATCAACAAGCTGATGTATACCCGTTTGCTGAAAGGCGAAGACATCACACTGTTCAGCCCGTCCGACGTCCCGGGCCTGTATGACGCGTTCTTCGCCGATCAGGATGAATTTGAGCGTCTGTACACCAAATATGAAAAAGACGACAGCATCCGCAAGCAGCGCATTAAAGCCGTTGAGCTGTTTTCGCTGATGATGCAGGAACGTGCGTCCACGGGCCGTATTTACATTCAGAACGTTGACCACTGCAACACTCACAGCCCGTTCGATCCGGTGGTTGCGCCGGTGCGCCAGTCTAACCTGTGCCTGGAAATCGCCCTGCCGACCAAACCGCTGGACGACGTGAATGACGAAAACGGTGAAATCGCCCTTTGCACGCTGTCCGCGTTCAACCTTGGCGCTATCGACTCGCTGGACGATCTCGAAGAGCTGGCGACCCTGGCGGTACGCGCGCTCGACGCGCTGCTGGATTACCAGGATTACCCGATCCTGGCGGCCAAACGCGGCGCAATGGGCCGTCGTACCCTGGGCATCGGCGTGATTAACTTCGCTTACTACCTGGCGAAACACGGCGTGCGTTACTCCGACGGCAGCGCCAACAACCTGACGCACAAAACCTTTGAAGCTATTCAGTATTACCTGCTGAAGGCCTCTAACGAGCTGGCAAAAGAGCAAGGCGCGTGCCCGTGGTTCAACGAAACCACTTACAGCCAGGGCGTTCTGCCGATCGATACTTATAAAAAGGATCTTGATGGCATTACCCAGGAGCCGCTGCATCTGGACTGGGAAGCACTGCGCGAGTCCATTAAGACCCACGGTCTGCGTAACTCCACGCTCTCCGCACTGATGCCGTCCGAGACCTCTTCGCAGATCTCCAATGCCACTAACGGCATTGAGCCGCCGCGCGGCCACGTCAGCATTAAGGCCTCCAAAGACGGTATTCTGCGTCAGGTGGTGCCGGACTACGAGCTGTTGAAAAACAACTATGAACTGCTGTGGGAAATGCCAGGCAATGACGGTTACCTGCAACTGGTCGGCATCATGCAGAAGTTTATCGACCAGTCCATTTCTGCTAACACCAACTATGACCCGACACGTTTCCCGTCAGGGAAAGTGCCGATGCAGCAACTGCTTAAAGATTTGCTCACCGCCTATAAATTTGGCGTGAAAACCTTGTATTACCAAAACACCCGCGATGGCGCGGAGGATGCGCAGGACGATCTGGCTCCGTCGATTCAGGACGACGGCTGCGAAAGCGGCGCGTGCAAAATCTAA
- the ubiG gene encoding 3-demethylubiquinone-9 3-methyltransferase yields MNAEKSPIAHNVDRGEIAKFEAVASRWWDTEGEFKPLHRINPLRLGYITERAGGLFGKTVLDVGCGGGILSESMARQGATVTGLDMGAEPLQVARLHALESGVELDYVQETVEEHAAKHPEKYDVVTCMEMLEHVPDPASVVKACARLVKPGGHVFFSTLNRNGKSWLMAVVGAEYILRMVPKGTHDIKKFIKPAELLSWVDGTTLQERHMTGLHFNPLTNRFTLGPGVDVNYMLHTQAKTGDQ; encoded by the coding sequence ATGAATGCCGAAAAATCACCGATCGCGCACAACGTTGATCGGGGCGAAATCGCCAAATTTGAAGCCGTGGCTTCGCGCTGGTGGGATACCGAAGGCGAGTTTAAGCCCCTGCACCGCATTAACCCGCTGCGTCTGGGCTACATTACCGAACGCGCGGGCGGCCTGTTCGGCAAAACGGTGCTGGACGTCGGCTGCGGCGGCGGCATCCTGAGCGAGAGCATGGCGCGCCAGGGGGCAACGGTCACGGGGCTTGATATGGGCGCTGAGCCTTTGCAGGTGGCGCGTTTACATGCCCTGGAAAGCGGCGTTGAGCTGGATTACGTCCAGGAAACCGTGGAAGAGCACGCGGCGAAGCACCCGGAAAAATACGATGTTGTGACCTGCATGGAGATGCTCGAGCACGTTCCGGACCCGGCTTCCGTGGTCAAGGCCTGCGCCCGGCTGGTCAAACCCGGCGGCCATGTGTTCTTTTCCACTCTCAACCGCAACGGCAAATCCTGGCTTATGGCGGTTGTCGGTGCCGAATACATTTTGCGCATGGTGCCTAAAGGCACCCACGATATTAAGAAATTTATTAAGCCTGCCGAATTGCTGAGCTGGGTGGATGGTACCACGTTGCAGGAGCGCCATATGACCGGGTTACATTTTAACCCGTTGACCAATCGGTTTACTCTCGGTCCGGGTGTGGATGTAAATTATATGTTGCATACACAGGCCAAAACCGGGGATCAGTAA
- the gyrA gene encoding DNA gyrase, which translates to MSDLAREITPVNIEEELKSSYLDYAMSVIVGRALPDVRDGLKPVHRRVLYAMNVLGNDWNKAYKKSARVVGDVIGKYHPHGDSAVYDTIVRMAQPFSLRYMLVDGQGNFGSIDGDSAAAMRYTEIRLAKIAHELMADLEKETVDFVDNYDGTEKIPDVMPTKIPNLLVNGSSGIAVGMATNIPPHNLTEVISACLAYIEDEDISVEGLMEHIPGPDFPTAAIINGRRGIEEAYRTGRGKIYIRARAEVEVDAKSGRETIIVHEIPYQVNKARLIEKIAELVKDKRVEGISALRDESDKDGMRIVIEIKRDAVGEVVLNNLYSQTQLQVSFGINMVALHHGQPKIMTLKEILSAFVRHRREVVTRRTVFELRKARDRAHILEALAIALANIDPIIELIRRAPTPAEAKAGLIAQAWDLGNVKAMLEGAGDDAARPEWLEPEFGIRDGKYWLTEQQAQAILDLRLQKLTGLEHEKLLDEYKELLTQIAELLHILGSADRLMEVIREELELVRDQFGDKRRTEITANSADINIEDLISQEDVVVTLSHQGYVKYQPLSDYEAQRRGGKGKSAARIKEEDFIDRLLVANTHDTILCFSSRGRLYWMKVYQLPEASRGARGRPIVNLLPLEANERITAILPVREYAEGVNVFMATASGTVKKTALKEFSRPRTAGIIAVNLNEGDELIGVDLTSASDEVMLFSAQGKVVRFKDDAVRPMGRTATGVRGIRLMDGDSVVSLIVPRGEGAILTVTQNGYGKRTAADEYPTKSRATKGVISIKVTDRNGPVVGAVQVDDCDQIMMITDAGTLVRTRVSEISIVGRNTQGVILIRTAEDENVVGLQRVAEPVDDEELDSIDGTVAEGDDEIAPEADNDDDAADDAEE; encoded by the coding sequence ATGAGCGACCTTGCCAGAGAAATTACACCGGTCAACATTGAGGAAGAGCTCAAGAGCTCCTATCTGGATTACGCGATGTCGGTCATTGTCGGCCGTGCGCTTCCGGATGTCCGAGATGGCCTGAAACCGGTACACCGTCGCGTACTTTACGCCATGAACGTTTTGGGCAATGACTGGAATAAAGCCTACAAAAAATCCGCGCGTGTCGTGGGTGACGTCATCGGTAAATACCACCCCCATGGCGACTCCGCGGTTTATGACACTATCGTTCGTATGGCGCAGCCGTTTTCCCTGCGTTATATGCTGGTCGATGGCCAGGGCAACTTCGGTTCCATCGACGGCGACTCTGCAGCGGCGATGCGTTACACCGAAATCCGCCTGGCGAAAATCGCCCATGAGCTGATGGCCGATCTCGAAAAAGAGACGGTCGATTTCGTCGACAACTATGACGGCACGGAAAAAATTCCGGACGTTATGCCGACCAAAATTCCGAACCTGCTGGTTAACGGCTCCTCCGGTATTGCGGTGGGCATGGCGACCAACATCCCGCCTCACAACCTTACTGAAGTGATCAGCGCCTGCCTGGCCTACATTGAAGATGAAGACATCAGCGTAGAAGGGCTGATGGAGCACATCCCGGGTCCTGATTTCCCGACTGCTGCGATCATCAATGGCCGTCGTGGTATCGAAGAGGCTTACCGTACCGGCCGCGGCAAAATTTATATTCGCGCCCGCGCCGAAGTGGAAGTGGACGCGAAGTCCGGCCGTGAAACCATCATCGTTCATGAAATTCCGTATCAGGTGAACAAAGCGCGCCTGATTGAGAAAATCGCCGAGCTGGTAAAAGACAAACGCGTTGAAGGCATCAGCGCGCTGCGTGACGAGTCTGATAAAGACGGGATGCGCATCGTGATTGAAATCAAACGCGACGCGGTGGGCGAGGTGGTGCTAAACAACCTCTACTCTCAGACTCAGCTTCAGGTCTCTTTCGGCATCAACATGGTGGCATTGCACCATGGCCAGCCGAAGATCATGACCCTGAAAGAGATCCTGTCGGCGTTTGTCCGTCACCGTCGTGAAGTGGTGACTCGCCGTACCGTTTTCGAACTGCGTAAAGCGCGCGATCGTGCGCATATCCTTGAAGCGCTGGCGATTGCGCTGGCGAACATTGACCCGATTATCGAGCTGATTCGCCGTGCGCCGACCCCGGCGGAAGCGAAAGCTGGCCTGATTGCCCAGGCATGGGATTTGGGCAATGTCAAAGCGATGCTGGAAGGCGCAGGCGATGACGCTGCGCGTCCGGAATGGCTGGAGCCGGAATTCGGTATTCGCGATGGCAAATACTGGCTGACCGAGCAGCAGGCCCAGGCGATCCTGGATTTACGTCTGCAGAAACTCACCGGCCTTGAGCATGAAAAACTGCTCGACGAGTACAAAGAGCTGCTGACCCAAATCGCTGAGCTGCTGCACATTCTCGGCAGCGCCGATCGTCTGATGGAAGTGATTCGCGAAGAGCTGGAACTGGTGCGCGATCAGTTTGGCGATAAGCGCCGTACTGAAATCACCGCCAACAGCGCCGATATCAATATCGAAGATCTGATCAGCCAGGAAGACGTGGTCGTCACCCTGTCGCATCAGGGCTACGTGAAGTATCAGCCGCTCTCCGATTACGAAGCGCAGCGCCGTGGCGGTAAAGGCAAGTCTGCCGCACGCATCAAAGAAGAAGACTTTATCGACCGCCTGCTGGTGGCCAACACCCATGACACCATCCTGTGCTTCTCAAGCCGGGGCCGTCTGTACTGGATGAAGGTCTATCAGCTGCCGGAAGCGAGCCGTGGTGCCCGTGGACGTCCAATCGTTAACCTGCTGCCGCTGGAAGCCAACGAACGTATCACGGCGATCCTGCCGGTGCGCGAATATGCCGAAGGCGTCAATGTGTTTATGGCAACCGCCAGCGGCACCGTGAAGAAAACCGCGCTTAAAGAGTTCAGCCGTCCGCGTACGGCGGGTATCATCGCCGTTAACCTTAACGAAGGCGATGAGCTGATTGGCGTGGATCTGACCTCCGCCAGCGATGAAGTCATGCTGTTCTCCGCGCAGGGTAAAGTGGTGCGCTTTAAAGACGACGCAGTGCGTCCGATGGGCCGTACCGCGACCGGCGTACGCGGTATCCGTCTGATGGACGGCGACAGCGTGGTTTCGCTGATCGTTCCGCGTGGCGAAGGCGCAATCCTGACCGTGACGCAAAACGGCTACGGCAAACGCACGGCGGCGGATGAATATCCGACCAAATCCCGTGCGACGAAAGGCGTTATCTCCATTAAAGTCACCGATCGTAACGGCCCTGTGGTCGGCGCGGTGCAGGTGGATGACTGCGATCAGATCATGATGATTACCGATGCCGGTACTTTAGTCCGTACCCGCGTATCTGAAATCAGCATTGTGGGTCGTAACACTCAGGGTGTGATCCTGATTCGTACCGCCGAAGATGAGAACGTTGTGGGTCTGCAACGTGTCGCCGAACCGGTGGACGACGAAGAGCTGGACAGCATCGACGGTACTGTCGCAGAAGGCGATGATGAAATCGCGCCGGAAGCGGATAACGACGATGATGCAGCTGACGATGCTGAAGAGTAA
- the atoB_1 gene encoding acetyl-CoA acetyltransferase, which translates to MPVTVKTRKAESQFSVDEFPKAGTTLEGLAQLRPAFDKNGTVTAGNASGINDGAAALVVMNEDAARAAGLTPMARIRGYACGGVAPAMMGLGPVPATQNVLQQTGLTLADIDLIEANEAFAAQFLAVGQRLGFDAEKVNVNGGAIALGHPIGASGARILVTLLHALAARDKTLGLATLCIGGGQGIAMIVERMS; encoded by the coding sequence GTGCCGGTAACGGTGAAAACCCGTAAAGCAGAAAGCCAGTTTAGCGTGGATGAATTCCCTAAAGCGGGCACCACGCTGGAAGGCCTGGCGCAGTTGCGACCCGCGTTTGATAAAAATGGTACTGTTACCGCCGGTAACGCCTCCGGGATTAATGATGGCGCGGCTGCGCTGGTAGTGATGAATGAAGACGCAGCGCGAGCAGCAGGCTTAACGCCGATGGCACGTATTCGCGGTTATGCCTGCGGCGGTGTCGCTCCGGCAATGATGGGGCTTGGCCCGGTGCCTGCCACGCAGAACGTATTGCAGCAAACCGGCCTGACGCTGGCGGATATCGATCTTATCGAAGCCAATGAAGCCTTTGCTGCGCAGTTTCTTGCGGTCGGGCAACGGTTAGGTTTTGACGCTGAGAAAGTGAATGTCAACGGCGGCGCGATTGCGTTAGGCCATCCCATCGGCGCGAGCGGCGCACGCATTTTGGTCACGCTTCTCCATGCGCTGGCAGCACGGGATAAAACCCTCGGCCTGGCAACGCTGTGCATTGGCGGTGGGCAAGGGATTGCGATGATCGTTGAGCGAATGAGCTGA